The following proteins are co-located in the Eptesicus fuscus isolate TK198812 chromosome 9, DD_ASM_mEF_20220401, whole genome shotgun sequence genome:
- the UBE2J2 gene encoding ubiquitin-conjugating enzyme E2 J2 isoform X1 translates to MSSNSNKRAPTTATQRLKQDYLRIKKDPVPYICAEPLPSNILEWHYVVRGPEMTPYEGGYYHGKLIFPREFPFKPPSIYMITPNGRFKCNTRLCLSITDFHPDTWNPAWSVSTILTGLLSFMVEKGPTLGSIETSDFTVRKRQLAAQSLVFNLKDKVFCELFPEVVEEIKQKQKAQDELSSRPQALPLPDVVPDGDTHHGQHGLQLLNGHAPGAGPHLAGFQQANRHHGLLGGALANLFVIVGFAAFAYTVKYVLRSIAQE, encoded by the exons ATGAGCAGCAACAGCAATAAGAGAGCTCCAACCACAGCCACCCAGCGACTGAAACAGGACTACCTTCGGATTAAGAAAGACCCGGTGCCTTACATCTGTGCTGAGCCCCTCCCTTCCAATATTCTTGAGTG gcACTATGTGGTCCGAGGCCCTGAGATGACTCCTTACGAAG GTGGCTATTACCATGGAAAACTAATTTTTCCCAGAGAATTCCCCTTTAAACCTCCTAGTATTTATATGATAACCCCCAATGGAAGATTTAAGTGCAATACGAG GCTGTGTCTTTCCATCACGGACTTCCACCCAGACACCTGGAACCCGGCCTGGTCTGTCTCCACCATCCTGACCGGGCTGCTGAGCTTCATGGTGGAGAAGGGCCCCACCCTGGGCAGCATAGAGACGTCGGACTTCACGGTGAGG aAAAGACAACTGGCGGCACAGAGTTTAGTGtttaatttaaaagacaaagtCTTCTGTGAGTTGTTTCCTGAAGTCGTGGAG GAGATTAAACAGAAGCAAAAAGCACAGGACGAGCTCAGCAGCAGACCCCAGGCGCTGCCCTTACCAGACGTGGTTCCCGACGGGGACACGCACCACGGCCAGCACGGGCTGCAGCTCCTCAACGGGCACGCGCCAGGGGCCGGGCCCCACCTCGCGGGCTTCCAGCAGGCCAACCGGCACCACGGACTCCTGGGCGGCGCCCTGGCGAACTTGTTTGTTATAGTTGGGTTTGCAGCCTTTGCCTACACGGTCAAGTACGTGCTGAGAAGCATAGCACAGGAGTGA
- the C1QTNF12 gene encoding adipolin — MRWAWAAAMGLLWPQLALLGAVGARREQKRPRQPGPRAEPRNATVANSEGLPGSPKLPEASGPEFSDAHMTWLNFVRRPDDGALKKRCRGRDKKSRGLSGPPGPPGPPGPPGPAGAEVTREVLLQEFQEMLREATERRFSGAWGSLLPEGPGGRLVAEAFHCRLRGPVPVDKKTLVELQGFQAPTAQGAFLRGSGLSLASGRFTAPVAAIFQFSASLHLDRRGLQGRARARDSVRVLICIESLCHRHTSLEAVSGLEGSGRVFTVLVHGLLQLQAGQYASVFVDNGSGAPLTVQSGSSFSGLLLGT; from the exons ATGCGCTGGGCCTGGGCCGCGGCCATGGGCCTCCTCTGGCCGCAGCTCGCGCTCCTCGGGGCCGTCGGGGCGCGGCGGGAGCAGAAGAGGCCGCGGCAGCCGGGCCCGCGCGCGGAACCCCGCAACGCCACCGTGGCCAACAGCGAGGGGCTGCCCGGCTCCCCCAAG CTGCCTGAGGCCTCGGGGCCCGAGTTCTCAGATGCCCACATGACGTGGCTGAACTTTGTCCGGCGGCCGGATGACGGGGCCTTGAAGAAACGGTGCCGAGGCCGGGACAAGAAGTCG cgaGGCCTCTCCGGCCCCCCCGGCCCTCCCGGCCCCCCGGGACCCCCTGGGCCCGCTGGTGCGGAAGTCACGCGGGAGGTTCTGCTGCAGGAGTTTCAGGAGATGCTGAGAG AGGCCACCGAGCGTCGGTTCTCGGGGGCTTGGGGCTCGCTGCTGCCtgaggggccgggcgggcggctggTGGCCGAGGCCTTTCACTGCCGGCTGCGGGGCCCGGTGCCGGTGGACAAGAAGACGCTGGTGGAGCTGCAGGGCTTCCAGGCC CCCACTGCCCAGGGCGCCTTCCTGCGGGGCTCGGGCCTGAGCCTGGCCTCCGGCCGATTCACAGCCCCGGTTGCCGCCATCTTCCAGTTCTCGGCCAGCCTGCACCTGG ACCGCAGGGGCCTGCAGGGCCGGGCCCGAGCCCGGGACTCAGTGCGGGTGCTCATCTGCATCGAGAGCCTGTGCCATCGCCACAC GTCGCTGGAAGCCGTCTCGGGCCTGGAAGGCAGCGGCAGGGTCTTCACGGTGCTGGTTCACGGGCTGCTTCAGCTGCAG GCCGGACAGTACGCCTCCGTCTTCGTGGACAATGGCTCCGGGGCGCCCCTCACCGTCCAGAGCGGCTCCAGCTTCTCCGGCCTCCTCCTGGGCACGTGA
- the UBE2J2 gene encoding ubiquitin-conjugating enzyme E2 J2 isoform X2, giving the protein MSSNSNKRAPTTATQRLKQDYLRIKKDPVPYICAEPLPSNILEWHYVVRGPEMTPYEGGYYHGKLIFPREFPFKPPSIYMITPNGRFKCNTRLCLSITDFHPDTWNPAWSVSTILTGLLSFMVEKGPTLGSIETSDFTKRQLAAQSLVFNLKDKVFCELFPEVVEEIKQKQKAQDELSSRPQALPLPDVVPDGDTHHGQHGLQLLNGHAPGAGPHLAGFQQANRHHGLLGGALANLFVIVGFAAFAYTVKYVLRSIAQE; this is encoded by the exons ATGAGCAGCAACAGCAATAAGAGAGCTCCAACCACAGCCACCCAGCGACTGAAACAGGACTACCTTCGGATTAAGAAAGACCCGGTGCCTTACATCTGTGCTGAGCCCCTCCCTTCCAATATTCTTGAGTG gcACTATGTGGTCCGAGGCCCTGAGATGACTCCTTACGAAG GTGGCTATTACCATGGAAAACTAATTTTTCCCAGAGAATTCCCCTTTAAACCTCCTAGTATTTATATGATAACCCCCAATGGAAGATTTAAGTGCAATACGAG GCTGTGTCTTTCCATCACGGACTTCCACCCAGACACCTGGAACCCGGCCTGGTCTGTCTCCACCATCCTGACCGGGCTGCTGAGCTTCATGGTGGAGAAGGGCCCCACCCTGGGCAGCATAGAGACGTCGGACTTCACG aAAAGACAACTGGCGGCACAGAGTTTAGTGtttaatttaaaagacaaagtCTTCTGTGAGTTGTTTCCTGAAGTCGTGGAG GAGATTAAACAGAAGCAAAAAGCACAGGACGAGCTCAGCAGCAGACCCCAGGCGCTGCCCTTACCAGACGTGGTTCCCGACGGGGACACGCACCACGGCCAGCACGGGCTGCAGCTCCTCAACGGGCACGCGCCAGGGGCCGGGCCCCACCTCGCGGGCTTCCAGCAGGCCAACCGGCACCACGGACTCCTGGGCGGCGCCCTGGCGAACTTGTTTGTTATAGTTGGGTTTGCAGCCTTTGCCTACACGGTCAAGTACGTGCTGAGAAGCATAGCACAGGAGTGA